In the genome of Raphanus sativus cultivar WK10039 chromosome 4, ASM80110v3, whole genome shotgun sequence, one region contains:
- the LOC108833314 gene encoding putative F-box protein At1g46984, with protein sequence MGDPENRHLKIARHNIQLPIKTIPNELIFEIISRLPAESIAICRRIWKEWESLLRTPDFTNYFLAVSSAHPRILLTFKYSGKWHFFSTPQPQDLDKELSVVEAFSHMKLNGGSGPESCLSVQGFTCLIDRPFLMGKWERVPVICNPFTGQHLTLPKVKAKNSDLRTFFGYDPINKQFKVLCMTVTNYRKQVNSKEHQVLTIGKGILSWRKIKCLFPHYPERKRDGICINGILYYVAKSDKTCLIASFDVMSEEFRLINMPKDFELTNISALVNFKGKLCAVIYSGSHGELWVLEHTKREKWSKHSFVSPNTDFEEVKATWATDNGEIAWIISHWKNPFYVFFYNLNSKSVRRVEIKGIDDRAITNVSVTSYVESVMVL encoded by the coding sequence ATGGGTGATCCGGAGAATCGCCACCTTAAAATTGCCCGTCACAACATCCAACTGCCCATAAAGACTATTCCTAATGAACTCATCTTTGAGATAATCTCAAGATTACCTGCGGAATCCATCGCGATTTGTCGCCGCATCTGGAAGGAATGGGAATCCTTACTTCGTACTCCGGATTTCACAAATTATTTTCTTGCCGTTTCATCAGCGCATCCGCGTATTTTGCTCACCTTTAAATACAGCGGTAAGTGGCATTTCTTTTCAACTCCTCAGCCTCAAGATCTTGATAAGGAGTTAAGTGTTGTAGAAGCATTTTCTCATATGAAATTAAATGGAGGTTCGGGACCCGAAAGTTGTCTATCTGTCCAGGGATTTACGTGTCTTATCGATCGACCATTCTTAATGGGAAAGTGGGAACGGGTTCCTGTGATATGTAACCCTTTCACCGGTCAACACCTAACTTTACCCAAAGTTAAAGCGAAGAATTCTGATTTGAGAACTTTTTTTGGGTATGATCCCATCAATAAACAGTTCAAGGTTTTGTGCATGACCGTGACCAACTACAGAAAACAAGTTAACTCCAAGGAGCATCAAGTTCTGACGATAGGGAAGGGAATACTATCCTGGAGAAAGATCAAATGCTTGTTTCCGCATTATCCTGAACGTAAGAGAGATGGGATATGCATCAACGGGATTTTGTATTACGTAGCTAAGTCGGATAAGACTTGTTTGATAGCATCCTTTGATGTTATGTCTGAAGAATTTAGATTAATAAATATGCCAAAGGACTTTGAGTTAACTAACATTTCGGCTCTGGTGAATTTCAAGGGAAAGTTATGTGCTGTGATCTATAGTGGTAGTCATGGTGAGTTATGGGTTCTAGAACATACCAAGAGAGAGAAATGGTCCAAGCACAGCTTTGTTTCCCCAAATACAGATTTTGAAGAAGTAAAGGCAACATGGGCTACTGATAATGGTGAAATTGCTTGGATCATAAGTCACTGGAAAAATCCgttctatgttttcttttacaACCTGAATAGCAAGAGTGTCAGAAGAGTTGAAATTAAAGGAATTGATGATCGCGCTATAACAAACGTAAGTGTTACAAGCTATGTTGAAAGTGTTATGGTTTTGTAA
- the LOC108833316 gene encoding receptor-like protein 32, whose protein sequence is MKGFWNSRSIIPITLSFLFLFTAEFAAPARHLCHPVQRDALLKFKNEFKVKKPCFDGILPKTESWAVNTDCCSWDGITCDTKSWEVIELDLSRSCLQGRLRFNSSLYKVKNLTNLDLSYNYFSGRISSSIGNFSHLTSLDLSKNYFSGSIPSSVRNLSHLTYLDLSGNDFIGELPSFGSMNQLNFLSVESNKFSGNFPHSLHNHGTLSELDLSHNQFSGTLPSNMSSLHNLEYFQAWDNSFNGTLPSSLFTIPSLTYVDLRDNQLKGTLEFGNISSPSQLTVLDLGNNYFTGPIPKSISKLVNLQDLDLSGLNTQGPVDFSIFSNLKLLQLLNLSHLNTTTTIDLNAILRSSQSIFLLDLSGNHVSTTNKSSGANHHLQMVSDLYLSGCGITEFPELLRTQHKLTNLDISNNKIKGHVPGWLWRLPTLKFVDLSYNMFIGFGLSSLSKPSMQYLVGSNNNFTGEIPSFICDMRSLITLDLSSNNLNGYIPHCMGNLKSTLSFLNLRQNRLTGDLPNNTFASLRSLDVGHNQLAGKLPRSLTRFSTLEVLNVKSNRINDTFPVWLSSLKHLQVLVLRSNEFHGQIHQASFSTLRIIDISDNHFNGTLPSNYFVNWSAMSSLKTNKDRSKEKYMGDIFGYYHDSMVLTNKGIEMELVRILKIYTALDFSGNKLEGKIPRSIGTLKELHVLNLSHNAFTHRIPSSMGNLTALESLDVSQNKLSRDIPQELGNLSYLAYMNFSHNRLTGLVPGGTQFRRQQCSSFEENSGLFGPAIDEVCRDIHTPPAKQQPETPKPEEENEEVLSWVAAAIGFGPGFVFGSTIGCILFSCKQEWFMKAFGRNKRRSSAMLKSRQAAKSRRGQ, encoded by the exons atgaaaggctTTTGGAATTCAAGGAGTATCATTCCTAttactctctcttttcttttcttattcaCGGCTGAGTTTGCAGCTCCTGCTCGACATTTGTGTCATCCTGTACAAAGAGATGCACTTCTCAAGTTCAAGAACGAGTTTAAAGTAAAGAAACCTTGTTTCGACGGCATTCTTCCCAAGACGGAGTCATGGGCAGTTAATACTGACTGTTGCTCTTGGGATGGTATCACATGTGATACCAAGTCTTGGGAAGTGATCGAGCTAGACCTTAGTCGCAGCTGCCTCCAAGGTCGGCTTCGTTTCAATAGCAGTCTTTATAAGGTTAAAAACCTAACCAATCTCGATCTTTCATATAACTATTTCAGTGGTCGCATCTCATCTTCTATTGGAAATTTTTCTCATCTTACCTCTCTCGAcctttctaaaaattattttagtggTTCGATCCCTTCTTCAGTTAGAAATCTTTCACATCTTACGTATCTTGACCTCTCTGGTAATGATTTCATCGGTGAGCTGCCATCTTTTGGCAGTATGAACCAGTTGAACTTCTTAAGTGTTGAGTCCAATAAATTTAGTGGCAACTTCCCACATTCCCTTCACAATCATGGAACGTTATCGGAATTAGATCTCTCCCACAATCAATTTTCTGGCACACTTCCTTCTAACATGAGTTCACTCCACAACCTGGAGTACTTTCAGGCATGGGACAACTCTTTTAATGGaactcttccttcttctctcttcactaTTCCTTCTTTGACTTATGTTGATTTAAGAGATAACCAACTCAAAGGTACTCTTGAATTTGGCAATATATCTTCACCATCTCAACTAACAGTGTTAGACCTTGGCAATAACTACTTCACAGGACCAATCCCAAAATCCATTTCCAAATTAGTAAATCTTCAAGACCTTGACCTTTCTGGTTTAAACACCCAAGGCCCGGTTGACTTTAGTATCTTCTCGAATCTCAAGTTGCTCCAACTTCTTAACCTGTCCCATTTAAACACCACCACTACCATTGACTTGAATGCAATCTTACGCTCGAGCCAGTCAATCTTTTTACTGGATCTCTCTGGGAACCATGTTTCAACCACTAACAAAAGTTCAGGTGCAAATCATCATTTGCAAATGGTAAGTGACTTGTACTTGTCAGGATGCGGTATCACCGAGTTTCCTGAGCTCTTAAGAACCCAACACAAATTGACAAATCTAGACATCTCCAACAACAAAATCAAAGGTCATGTTCCTGGCTGGCTATGGAGACTACCAACTTTGAAGTTTGTGGATCTTTCTTACAACATGTTCATTGGTTTTGGACTATCCTCTTTGTCGAAACCATCTATGCAGTACTTGGTTGGCTCCAATAACAATTTCACTGGAGAGATTCCCTCTTTCATATGTGATATGCGCTCTCTAATCACACTTGATTTATCAAGCAATAACCTCAATGGTTACATCCCTCATTGTATGGGAAACCTCAAGAGCACTCTTTCATTCTTAAACCTTCGTCAGAATCGTCTTACTGGAGATCTTCCAAATAACACATTTGCAAGTCTAAGGTCGCTTGATGTCGGGCATAACCAACTCGCTGGTAAGCTTCCAAGATCTTTGACCCGTTTCTCAACTCTTGAAGTTTTGAACGTGAAAAGCAACAGAATCAACGACACCTTTCCGGTCTGGTTGAGTTCCCTAAAACATCTTCAAGTTCTTGTCTTACGCTCCAATGAATTTCACGGACAGATACATCAAGCCTCGTTTTCTACGTTGCGAATCATCGACATTTCCGATAATCACTTCAATG GAACATTGCCTTCAAATTACTTTGTGAACTGGAGTGCCATGTCATCACTTAAAACTAACAAAGATCGGTCTAAAGAAAAGTACATGGGAGATATTTTCGGCTATTATCATGATTCAATGGTTTTGACGAATAAAGGTATAGAGATGGAGCTGGTGCGTATTCTCAAAATCTACACCGCACTCGACTTCTCCGGAAACAAGCTCGAAGGAAAGATTCCACGGTCCATCGGTACATTAAAAGAGCTTCATGTGCTCAACTTATCACACAACGCTTTCACCCATCGCATCCCATCATCCATGGGAAACTTGACGGCTCTCGAGTCGCTGGACGTTTCCCAAAACAAACTTTCCCGAGACATCCCACAAGAGTTAGGGAACCTCTCGTATCTTGCCTACATGAACTTCTCTCACAATCGGCTTACGGGTCTGGTACCAGGAGGCACGCAGTTTCGAAGACAACAATGCTCTTCTTTCGAGGAGAACTCTGGACTTTTCGGCCCGGCAATCGATGAAGTTTGCAGAGATATCCACACGCCGCCTGCAAAACAGCAGCCTGAAACGCCGAAACCGGAGGAAGAAAACGAAGAGGTGTTGAGTTGGGTGGCAGCTGCGATAGGATTCGGACCTGGTTTTGTCTTTGGATCGACGATTGGGTGCATATTGTTCTCTTGCAAACAAGAGTGGTTCATGAAAGCTTTTGGTCGAAACAAACGCAGAAGCTCCGCAATGCTTAAGAG CCGTCAAGCTGCTAAATCTCGAAGAGGACAATGA
- the LOC108848265 gene encoding endoribonuclease YBEY, chloroplastic: MLSRLYPILRHNRLSSPEAREMTRAALHHHARLLHPQLARSSPRIALATTATPNRLNVTSSLSSSSSSSDFSSMFSRRFHALRNIGGGGDWRLPKPAAAGGRVFAERRREYRKMRKRAPKRKQELELSVSICIEEQLPDDDTEIQNIAEMLRVNVPMAMKLAFNGLKDSKYKTRETDIEDVGGFETVELSVMLCNDEFICKLNKEWRGEDHPTDVLSMSQHVPELKLPVLMMGDIVISVETAARQAAERGHSLLDEIRILVIHGMLHLLGFDHELSDEAEKEMEEEEELLLKSLGWKGKGLIQSAYDIEKTANPLPEKADDRKKGDGLRFYRPKFSFIFCDMDGTLLNSKSQISEANAKALKEATLRGLKVVIATGKSRPGALKILKMADLAGRNGIVSESSPGVFVQGLLVYGRQGKEVYRGNLDRDVCRETCLYSLEHGIPLIAFSQDRCLTLFDHPLVDSLHTTYNEPKAEIISSVDQLIAEADIQKVIFMDTTEGVSSVIRPYWSEATGDRASVVQAQSDMLEIVPPGTSKGNGVKMLLNHLGASPSEIMAIGDGENDIEMLELASFGVAMSNGAEKTKAVADVIGVSNDEDGVADAIYRYAF, translated from the exons ATGCTCTCTCGTCTCTACCCAATCCTCCGCCATAACCGCCTCTCCTCCCCAGAAGCGCGTGAAATGACACGCGCCGCTCTTCACCACCACGCCCGTCTCCTCCATCCCCAGCTAGCCCGTTCTTCCCCGAGAATCGCTCTCGCCACCACCGCAACACCGAATCGTCTCAATGTCACTTCCtcactatcatcatcatcctcctcctcgGATTTCTCTTCCATGTTCAGCCGGAGGTTCCACGCCCTACGCAAtatcggaggaggaggagactggAGGCTCCCAAAGCCAGCGGCCGCGGGGGGTCGCGTGTTCGCGGAGAGGAGGAGAGAGTACAGGAAGATGAGGAAGAGAGCGCCTAAGAGGAAGCAGGAGCTGGAGCTTAGCGTCAGCATCTGCATCGAAGAGCAGCTTCCTGATGATGATACCGAGATTCAG AATATTGCGGAGATGCTTCGTGTCAATGTTCCAATGGCGATGAAGCTGGCTTTCAACGGTTTGAAAGATTCAAAGTACAAAACGAGAGAAACTGATATAGAAGACGTTGGCGGGTTTGAAACCGTTGAGTTATCTGTGATGCTTTGCAACGATGAGTTCATCTGTAAACTCAACAAAGAGTGGAGGGGTGAAGATCATCCTACCGATGTGCTTTCCATGTCACAGCATGTCCCTGAGCTCAAGCTTCCTGTT CTTATGATGGGAGATATCGTCATTTCTGTTGAGACCGCTGCAAGGCAGGCTGCTGAGAGAGGTCACTCTCTTCTTGATGAGATTCGCATTCTTGTG ATACATGGGATGTTACACCTACTGGGGTTTGATCATGAGCTCAGCGACGAGGCTGAGAAAGAaatggaggaggaagaggagttGCTGCTAAAGAGCCTTGGGTGGAAAGGGAAAGGACTCATTCAGAGTGCATATGACATTGAGAAAACAGCTAATCCTCTGCCGGAGAAAGCAGATG ACAGGAAGAAAGGGGACGGCCTAAGATTCTACAGACCCAAGTTCTCCTTTATATTCTGTGATATGGATG GCACACTGCTTAACAGCAAAAGTCAGATTTCAGAAGCTAATGCGAAAGCTTTAAAAGAAGCCACGCTGAGGGGGCTTAAAGTCGTGATAGCTACGGGGAAG TCCCGCCCAGGTGCACTCAAAATCTTGAAAATGGCTGATCTAGCTGGACGCAATGGCATTGTTTCAGAGTCCTCCCCAGGCGTATTCGTTCAG GGATTACTTGTTTATGGTAGACAGGGGAAAGAAGTGTATAGAGGAAACTTGGACCGAGATGTCTGCAGAGAG ACGTGTCTTTATTCTCTCGAGCATGGGATTCCTCTCATTGCATTCAGCCAGGATCGCTGCTTGACGTTATTTGACCATCCTCTTGTCGACTCTCTTCACACAACTTACAATGAGCCAAAG GCAGAGATCATATCGTCGGTTGATCAACTTATAGCTGAAGCTGACATTCAG AAAGTGATATTTATGGACACCACCGAGGGGGTCTCATCTGTTATCCGTCCTTATTGGTCAGAAGCAACGGGAGACCGTGCCAGTGTCGTTCAAGCTCAATCAGACATGTTAGAAATCGTCCCACCAGGAACCTCCAAAGGCAACGGTGTAAAAATGCTACTCAATCATTTGGGCGCTTCACCGAGTGAG ATAATGGCGATAGGGGACGGGGAAAACGACATAGAGATGCTGGAACTAGCGTCGTTCGGAGTCGCTATGAGCAACGGTGCAGAAAAGACAAAGGCCGTGGCTGATGTGATCGGTGTGAGCAACGACGAAGACGGGGTTGCTGATGCCATATACCGATACGCTTTCTGA
- the LOC108852620 gene encoding oleosin Ara h 15.0101, with protein sequence MADLQQHQQPMTRNLHDSPSSPSTRQTVRFLTAATIGMSLLVLSGLTLTGTVIGLIVATPLMVLFSPVLVPAVITMCVLTAGFLFSGGCGVAAATALSWIYRYVTGKHPMGADKVDYARMMISEKAKELGHYAQPQTDQTTTAPY encoded by the coding sequence atgGCGGATCTTCAACAACATCAGCAACCAATGACGAGAAATCTCCACGACTCCCCTTCATCACCATCGACAAGACAAACCGTGAGATTCCTAACGGCAGCGACGATCGGCATGTCACTGCTGGTGCTCTCGGGACTGACGCTCACCGGAACCGTGATCGGTCTAATCGTAGCGACGCCGTTGATGGTGCTTTTCAGCCCCGTGCTCGTGCCTGCGGTGATAACGATGTGCGTTTTGACGGCGGGATTCTTATTTTCCGGTGGTTGTGGGGTGGCAGCAGCGACGGCTTTGTCGTGGATCTACAGGTACGTTACCGGAAAGCATCCCATGGGAGCGGATAAAGTGGATTACGCGAGGATGATGATTTCGGAGAAGGCTAAAGAGTTAGGACATTATGCTCAGCCGCAAACAGACCAAACCACAACAGCTCCTTATTAG
- the LOC108851980 gene encoding probable cyclic nucleotide-gated ion channel 12 translates to MERSSTMQSIHENFKNVRGQLKKVYRTIKTLENWRKAILLVCVVALGVDPLFLFIPVIDSPNFCFTFDKKLAAAVSVIRTFIDTFYVIHIIFNFITEFIAPRSQVSLRGELIVHSKAIRKRLFFFHFIVDICSVIPIPQVVVLILIHRSDSLVSQEILKWIILTQYIPRIIRIYPLLKEVTRASGTIAETKWVGAAFNLFLYMLHSHVFGAFWYVSSVEKKNKCWRLECAKISGCNLTRQYCARGRENNGPYLNTTCPLIEPDQIIGSTVFNFGMYTDALRSGIVESKPRDFPRKFFYCFWWGLRNISALGQNLQTSNSVGDIVFAIIICVSGLLLFAVLIGNIQKYLQSTTIRLDEMEEKKRDTEKWMSNRMLPEYLKERIRRYENYKWRKTRGIEEEALLHSLPKDLRLETKRHLYLTLLNSVPWLNMMDDSWLLEVLCDRVKSVFYSANSYIVKEGDPVAEMLIITKGNLKSMIGSSDISGYYDASYLQAGDICGDLLFWVLDPHSSSTLPTSDRTVLTLTDVEGFILLHDDLKFVASHFNRFHSSRLRHMFRFYSAHWRLWAACFIQAAWREHYKRKRSRILHAKSDYNHIPQGTHLNLGAALYVSRFVTKALRNRQKNAANCSISPHRLPPIPHKPADPEFSKN, encoded by the exons ATGGAAAGATCTTCAACGATGCAATCTATACATGAGAATTTCAAGAATGTTAGAGGACAGTTAAAGAAGGTTTACAGAACTATAAAAACTCTTGAAAACTGGAGGAAGGCAATCCTATTAGTCTGCGTTGTCGCATTGGGTGTTGATCCTTTGTTTCTCTTCATCCCCGTGATTGATTCTCCTAACTTCTGCTTCACCTTCGACAAGAAGCTTGCAGCAGCAGTTTCTGTCATTCGCACCTTTATCGACACGTTCTATGTGATTCACATCATTTTTAATTTCATCACCGAGTTCATAGCCCCTCGTTCTCAAGTGTCTTTACGAGGCGAGTTAATCGTGCATTCTAAGGCTATTAGGAAAAGACTATTCTTCTTTCACTTCATTGTTGATATTTGTTCTGTTATCCCCATCCCTCAG GTTGTGGTTCTCATTCTTATTCACCGGTCTGACTCGCTTGTGTCACAAGAAATActgaaatggattatacttacTCAATATATACCAAGAATCATCCGTATCTACCCGCTTTTAAAAGAGGTGACAAGAGCCTCTGGAACAATAGCAGAAACAAAGTGGGTTGGTGCTGCTTTCAACCTTTTCCTCTACATGTTGCACAGTCAT GTGTTTGGGGCTTTCTGGTACGTGAGTTCagtagaaaagaaaaacaaatgttGGCGTCTAGAGTGTGCTAAGATATCCGGATGCAATCTCACTCGTCAGTATTGTGCACGAGGTCGTGAAAACAACGGTCCTTATCTGAACACTACATGCCCATTAATCGAACCAGACCAAATCATAGGGTCTACAGTCTTCAACTTTGGTATGTACACTGATGCATTGAGGTCAGGGATCGTAGAGTCAAAGCCAAGGGATTTTCCGAGGAAGTTCTTTTACTGCTTTTGGTGGGGTCTTCGAAATATTag TGCTTTAGGACAAAACCTACAGACAAGCAACTCTGTAGGGGATATCGTTTTTGCTATTATAATCTGCGTCTCTGGTTTACTGTTGTTTGCTGTACTCATTGGAAACATTCAG AAGTATTTACAATCAACTACAATAAGATTAGATGAaatggaggagaagaagagagacacTGAAAAATGGATGTCAAATCGGATGCTACCAGAGTACTTGAAGGAACGCATTAGGAGATATGAGAACTACAAATGGCGAAAAACTAGAGGCATTGAAGAGGAAGCTCTTCTTCATAGCCTTCCTAAAGACCTCAGGCTCGAAACCAAACGCCATCTTTACCTTACTCTCTTAAACAGT GTTCCGTGGCTCAACATGATGGACGATAGTTGGTTGCTAGAAGTACTGTGCGACCGCGTGAAGTCAGTGTTCTACTCAGCTAATAGCTACATAGTGAAAGAGGGTGACCCTGTTGCGGAGATGCTGATTATAACGAAAGGCAACTTGAAAAGTATGATCGGGTCTAGTGATATAAGTGGCTACTACGATGCATCTTACCTCCAAGCAGGTGACATATGTGGAGATCTTCTCTTTTGGGTTCTTGATCCACATTCTTCTTCTACCCTCCCCACATCAGACAGAACAGTATTGACTCTGACGGATGTTGAAGGCTTCATTCTCTTGCATGATGATCTTAAGTTTGTAGCTTCTCATTTCAATCGCTTTCACAGCAGTAGACTCAGACACATGTTCAG GTTTTATTCAGCGCATTGGCGATTATGGGCGGCATGCTTCATACAGGCAGCATGGAGGGAACATTACAAAAGGAAGCGTTCTAGGATTTTACATGCAAAAAGTGACTATAATCATATCCCACAAGGCACACATCTCAATCTTGGAGCAGCTCTCTATGTGTCGAGATTTGTAACCAAAGCACTGCGAAATCGACAGAAAAATGCAGCAAATTGTTCCATATCTCCACATAGGTTACCCCCAATACCTCATAAACCAGCTGATCCCGAGTTTTCAAAGAATTAA